Proteins from a single region of Undibacterium sp. KW1:
- a CDS encoding single-stranded DNA-binding protein produces the protein MIDALIAGRIYGQVEERSGQNGSVYVTCKVRAATDDGDFIICNVIAFNDATRNTLLSLGDGDSLSLSGALTPKVWTDKQGKARPALDLIAHAVITAHLNTAE, from the coding sequence ATGATAGACGCACTCATCGCAGGACGCATTTACGGCCAGGTTGAAGAACGCTCAGGACAAAATGGTTCTGTCTATGTCACCTGCAAGGTACGTGCCGCAACAGATGACGGTGACTTCATCATCTGCAATGTCATTGCTTTTAACGATGCAACGCGTAATACCTTGCTGAGCCTGGGTGATGGTGACAGCCTGTCATTGTCGGGAGCGCTGACACCGAAGGTGTGGACAGACAAACAGGGTAAGGCCAGGCCGGCGCTGGATTTGATTGCGCATGCGGTGATCACCGCGCATTTGAATACGGCTGAATAA
- a CDS encoding DUF938 domain-containing protein, translating into MNKPYSAACERNSGPILQAITPLLTRSHSLLEIGSGTGQHAVTFARQLAHLQWQTSDRAEYHPGILAWLDEAALPNVLPPLELNIGKSPWPQKQFDAVFTANTCHIMAWEEVQLMFAGVANMLNNGGLFLIYGPFNYAGQFTSESNQQFDASLRQQAAHMGIRDIEKVIALANQHDMQLQQDIPMPANNRLLVLMK; encoded by the coding sequence ATGAACAAACCCTATTCCGCCGCCTGTGAAAGAAACAGCGGCCCCATACTGCAAGCCATCACTCCCTTGCTGACCCGTAGTCACAGCCTGCTGGAAATCGGCAGTGGCACAGGCCAGCATGCCGTGACGTTCGCGCGGCAATTAGCGCACCTGCAATGGCAAACCAGTGACAGGGCGGAATATCATCCCGGCATACTGGCCTGGCTGGACGAGGCAGCGCTGCCAAATGTGCTGCCACCGCTGGAACTGAATATAGGAAAAAGCCCCTGGCCGCAAAAACAGTTTGATGCCGTCTTTACCGCCAATACCTGCCACATCATGGCATGGGAAGAAGTGCAATTGATGTTTGCCGGTGTTGCCAACATGCTCAACAATGGCGGACTTTTTTTAATCTACGGCCCCTTCAATTATGCAGGCCAGTTCACCAGCGAAAGCAACCAGCAGTTTGATGCCTCGCTCAGGCAACAGGCTGCGCACATGGGCATACGCGACATTGAAAAGGTCATTGCACTGGCGAATCAGCATGACATGCAACTGCAGCAAGACATCCCCATGCCTGCCAATAATCGTTTGCTGGTACTGATGAAGTAG